The window AACTTTGTTATTTTTCAGTTTACATAAAAAGTATTGTTTACTATAATGCTAGTATCATACATCATGAGGAGGATGAAGATGAAAACAAGAGATATGGTGCTAGCGGCGATGTTTACAGCTGTGGTGGCGGCGCTAGGGTTGATACCGCCAATCCCAAGTCCGTTTTCGCCAGTTCCGATCACAGCTCAAACATTTGGAGTGATGCTGGCTGGGGCGGTCCTTGGTCCCAGATTGGGAGGTTTGAGTTTATTATTATTTGATCTGTTAGTAGCAATGGGCGTTCCGGTATTATCAGGTGGAAGAGGAGGTATGTCCGTACTCCTTGGCCCGAGCGGAGGATATATTATGTCTTATCCGATTGCGGCGTTTTTGATCGGTTATTTGGCGGACCGCTATCGAAATAATCTAAATGTGTGGAAGTTGCTTCTTTTTAATATTTTAGGTGGGATGATTTTCGTTTACTTATGCGGAGTAACGTATTTATCCGTTGTTACCGGTACGCCATGGCTGGCGGCGATGACAGCAGCTCTGATTTACTTGCCGGGAGATTTGACGAAAGCGATCGTGTCGGCCATAGTAGCCATTGAATTGAGAAAGCGTTTATCCTTCAAAAGGTTTGCGGATGAAGGATGAGCCGGTCATGTATATAGGAGAATCATTATCGCACTATGCAGAAACGCAGCCAGATACACCGGCTGTTTGTTTTGAACACACACAGATTACTTATAGGGAATTCCGGGATCACATCAAAGGAATATCCGATAGGCTTCTTCAAATATTAGGTGAGGGAAGAAGACGAAAAGTCGCTTTATGGCTAGGAAATAGGCCGGAATTCCTCGAAGCCTTTTTTGCGATTATTCGTCTCGGTTGGATCGCTGTCCCTTTAGATAGAAAATGGACGACGGTGGAATTGCGTCATGCCATGAGTATTGCCTGCCCTGATGCAGTGATTGCAGAGAATGATTCTTCTCCGGGATGGCAAGAAACTTTGGTAATACCGGTCGAACAGCTGTATCAGTATTCTGCCGGCAGTTCGAATTTGCCAAAGC of the Bacillus smithii genome contains:
- a CDS encoding biotin transporter BioY codes for the protein MKTRDMVLAAMFTAVVAALGLIPPIPSPFSPVPITAQTFGVMLAGAVLGPRLGGLSLLLFDLLVAMGVPVLSGGRGGMSVLLGPSGGYIMSYPIAAFLIGYLADRYRNNLNVWKLLLFNILGGMIFVYLCGVTYLSVVTGTPWLAAMTAALIYLPGDLTKAIVSAIVAIELRKRLSFKRFADEG